The sequence below is a genomic window from Rhizobium gallicum bv. gallicum R602sp.
GTCGGCCCCTCGATCATCCGCGCATGGTCGAACAGCTTCGCGCCGCTCGGCACCCCCCTGGTGGATGCCGAAGATGCGGCTGAGACGCTGGACAATCTTTTTGAAGGCTTGACGGCGAAAGATCTGAACCTTCCCGCAACGTTGGTGCTGCCGGATATTCGCCTGAACGGCATCTTTGCTCGCATGGCAAAGGCGGTGGCGCTGAGCCGCAACCTGCCGGTCACGGTCACCAATCCATCCGAGCGGCCGATGCTGCAGAGCGAGGACGACGCTATGGCCTATCTTGGCCGTACCATCTCTTCTTCGCATAAAAGGGAAATGCGCCGTCAATGGCGGCAGCTCGAAGAGCTCGGAACAGCTGTCTATGTCGTTGCGCGCCAGCCCCGCGATATTCATGCGCGGTTTGAGGAGTTCTTAGCAATGGAAGCCGGCGGCTGGAAAGGCAAGAGACGAAGCGCGCTGGCAACCGACCGCTACCACACGGCCTTCGCCCGCGAAGCCGTCTCGAACCTTGCGGCGATCGACGCGGTGCGCATTCACACGATCGACCTGAACGGCAAGGCAATCGCGGCAACAGTTGTGTTGATGATGGGCGGCGAGGCCTATACTTGGAAGACGGCCTACGACGAGGCCTATGCCCGCTATTCTCCGGGCAAGCTGTTGATGGCCGAACTAACGGAGTGGCATCTCGACGATGCGAATATCGTGCGTTCCGATTCCTGCGCGGTGCCGGACCATCCGATCATGAGCCGCTTTTGGCAGGAGCGCGAGGAAATGGGAACGCTGGTGATCGGCCTGACGCAGAACGGCGACCGCGATGTTCGCCAGGCCGCCGCTCAGTTGCATATGTATCGCAGCACCCGCAATATGGCGAAGATGCTGCGCGAGAAGATCATATCGCTCACACGGCGCGGTTAGGCCCCTCGCCGGCCGCCTTTTCGCGCAGAAGTCTGCGGATGACCTTGCCGGTCGTCGTCAGCGGCAGCGCGTCCACAAATTCGACCTCGCGCGGATATTCGTGCATCGAAAGCCGCATCTTCACCCAATCGCGGATTTCAGCGCCGAGCGCATCGCTGGGCGTGCGGCCAGGTGAAAGCACGATATAGGCCTTGACGATCTCGGTGCGCACCGGATCCGGCTTGCCGACGACGGCAGCGAGCTGCACGGCCGGGTGGCCGCTCAGACAGTCCTCGATTTCGGCAGGACCAATGCGATAGCCTGACGAGGTGATGACGTCATCATCCCGGCCTTCGAAAATGACGTAGCCCTCGTCATCCTGATGACCGAGATCGCCGGTTAGCAGCCAGCCGTTGATGAACTTCTTCCTGGTCGCCTCGCCATCGTTCCAATAGCCGAGGAACATGACTGGATCGGGCGCCTTGATAGCGATTTGGCCTGTCTCGCCGGGGGACACTTCATCGCCGCTCTCGCCAATGATTGCAACCCTATGACCGGGAACCGCGCGGCCGATCGCGCCTGCCTTCGTGACACCATAGCCTGCACTGGAGGAGAGTACGAAATTGCACTCCGTCTGGCCATAAAACTCATTGACGGTG
It includes:
- a CDS encoding GNAT family N-acetyltransferase gives rise to the protein MVRVPPVTESTDTNANRMVHELASINFDLPQAEARVEIGRPGRELCLYPGRLGYELQDELDFLSNRAMEPNVFFTGRFLAPAMPRLEDRQVSFALIRDENGRRSRLRFLMPFSVERPGFAVGPSIIRAWSNSFAPLGTPLVDAEDAAETLDNLFEGLTAKDLNLPATLVLPDIRLNGIFARMAKAVALSRNLPVTVTNPSERPMLQSEDDAMAYLGRTISSSHKREMRRQWRQLEELGTAVYVVARQPRDIHARFEEFLAMEAGGWKGKRRSALATDRYHTAFAREAVSNLAAIDAVRIHTIDLNGKAIAATVVLMMGGEAYTWKTAYDEAYARYSPGKLLMAELTEWHLDDANIVRSDSCAVPDHPIMSRFWQEREEMGTLVIGLTQNGDRDVRQAAAQLHMYRSTRNMAKMLREKIISLTRRG